From Brevibacillus marinus, a single genomic window includes:
- the yidC gene encoding membrane protein insertase YidC → MSNRRILRLVVLGGLLLLLTGCNVTTPPPISEESQGFWDHFFVWPLYWLIRESSALLGDNYGLGILVATIIIRIIILPLMIKQIKSSKKMQELQPEMLKIREKYKNDPQRAQQETMLLLQKHNVNPLSGCLPILVQMPILIAFYHAIIRAPEIKDHSFLWMELGQPDPYYILPILAAVTTYLQSKVMGAAMQNSPQMQQMQLMYVLMPIMILAIAVTLPSALSLYWVYSNLFSIVQTYFLYRDKNQQSSPKGGTAK, encoded by the coding sequence ATTTCGAATAGACGGATTCTCCGCCTTGTTGTGCTGGGAGGGCTGCTTTTGCTCCTGACCGGCTGTAACGTGACAACTCCTCCGCCGATCAGCGAGGAATCGCAAGGTTTTTGGGATCATTTCTTTGTCTGGCCGCTGTACTGGCTGATTCGGGAATCTTCCGCGCTGCTCGGCGATAACTACGGGTTGGGAATCCTGGTCGCCACGATCATCATTCGGATCATCATCCTTCCCCTGATGATCAAACAGATCAAAAGTTCCAAAAAGATGCAGGAACTGCAGCCGGAGATGTTGAAGATTCGCGAGAAGTACAAAAACGATCCGCAGCGGGCACAGCAGGAGACGATGCTCCTGCTGCAGAAGCACAACGTCAATCCGCTGTCCGGGTGCCTGCCCATACTCGTGCAGATGCCGATCCTGATTGCCTTTTACCACGCGATTATCCGCGCGCCGGAGATCAAAGATCACTCGTTCCTCTGGATGGAACTGGGGCAGCCCGATCCTTACTACATATTGCCGATTCTGGCGGCGGTCACCACCTATCTGCAGTCAAAAGTGATGGGTGCGGCTATGCAAAACAGTCCGCAGATGCAGCAGATGCAGTTGATGTACGTCCTGATGCCGATCATGATTTTGGCGATTGCGGTCACGCTGCCGTCTGCGCTTTCCTTGTACTGGGTGTACAGCAACTTGTTCTCGATTGTTCAGACCTATTTCCTTTACCGGGACAAGAATCAGCAGTCAAGTCCTAAAGGGGGAACCGCCAAGTGA